GCCGACAGCCATCGCGCAGCGGGTGCGCAGCCCTCGCGCGCCAAGGCGGTGGCAGGGCTGCTGCTGGTGTCCGGCTACGGCGGCTATTTCAATGGCGGCATGGGCATTCTGATGCTTGCGCTCTTCGGCCTGCTCGGGCAGACGCGCCTGAACGCAATGAACGCGATCAAGAACCTCGTCTCCACGCTGCTGACCGCGATCGCGGTGGCCATCTACGCCGCGGGCGGCATCGTGCAGTGGAAGGAGGCCTTCATCATGATGGTCGCCGCCACGCTGGGCGGCTACCTGGGCGCGCGCGGCGCGCGCAAGCTGCCTGCACCGGTGCTGCGCTGGGGCATCGTCGTCATCGGGCTGGTGATGACGGTGTTGTTCTTCCTCAAGCAGTAAGCGCGCTGCGCTGGCGCGCAAGCCATGCGGGTAGCTGCGCCATGTGGGTGATGATGTCCGCCACGCCGGCATCCTGCAATTGCCGCGCGGTGTTGACCGCACCGTGCGCGCGGCACAGGCCGAGCACGGTGGCGCCCGCGTCCACGCCGGCGCGCACGCCCGTCGTCGTGTCCTCCACCACCAGACAGCGCTCGGGTGCCACGCCCAAGCTTGCGGCCGCGGCCAGATAGACGTCGGGCGCGGGCTTGCTGCGCGCCAGATCGTGGCCGCTGAACACATGCACGCCGAAGTAGCCGCTGAGCCCCACCTTGGCCAGCTGCATCTGCACCTTGGCCAGATCGGCCCCCGAGGCGCAGGCGATGCGCCCGCCCAGCAAGCCATGCACCGCCTGCACGGCGGCGATCGCGCCCTCCACCGCCTGCAGCTCGGCCTGCAGGCGGGCGTTGCGCCGCGCGTAGAACTGCGCCATCCAGGCATCGGTCAGCGGCCTGCCGGTTTCGCGGGCGATCAGCGCCGCCTGGCTGCGCACCGCCTTGCCAATGAAGATCTCCAGGCATTGCTGCGGGCTCAGCGCCCAGCCGGCTTCGTTGAGCATCTGGCAGAGCACGCCGTTGGTGATGGCTTCGCTGTCCACCAGCACGCCGTCGCAGTCGAACAGCACGGCGTCGAAACGGCGGGGCGGGGGCAAGCAGGTGTCCATGGTCTGGCAGGGCGGCACGAGGGCGCGGTCTGGAAAAAAGAAGCGCGCGGGCGCGCGGGAGTGAGCGCGCCGATTGTGCCCGCGCCCGCGCAAACTGCCCGGGCGCGGCGCCTGGCGCTGCGACAATCGGCGCCATGAAATCCACCTATGTGTTGACTCTGTCCTGCCCCGACCGCCTGGGGCTGGTGCACGCGGTATCGGGCTTTCTGCTCGAGCACGGCGGCAACATCGAAGAAGCCGCCCAGTACAACGACCTGGCGACCGGCCTGTTCTTCATGCGCGTGCAGTTCGCCTGCGAGCAGGCCGACCATGCGGCGCTGAGCGAGCACCTGGGCAGCTTTGCCGCGCCCTTTTCCATGGCCTGGAGCCTGCACGACCGCAGCCGGCCGATGAAGACCGTGATCCTGGTGAGCCAGCAAGGCCATTGCCTGAACGATCTGCTGTTTCGTGTGCGCAGCGGCCTGCTGCCCATCGAGGTGGTCGCAATCATCAGCAACCACCGCGACTTCTACCAGTTGGCCGCGGGCTACGACATCGCCTTTCACCACCTGCCGGTGAACGCCGCGAACAAGGCCCATGTCGAGCAGCGTCAACTTGAAATCATCGAGTCCGCCGGCGCCGAGCTGGTGGTGCTGGCGCGCTACATGCAAATCCTCTCCGACGCGCTGTGCAGCAAGCTGGCAGGCCGCGCGATCAACATCCACCACAGCTTCCTGCCCAGCTTCAAGGGCGCCAAGCCTTACCACCAGGCGCACCAGCGCGGGGTCAAGCTGATCGGCGCTACCGCGCATTACGTCACCGCCGACCTGGACGAAGGCCCGATCATCGAGCAGGACGTGGCGCGCGTGGACCACACCCACACCGTGGAAGACCTGACCGCGCGCGGGCGGGACACCGAAAGCCAGGTGCTGGCGCGCGCCGTCAAGTGGCACAGCGAGCACCGCGTGCTGCTCAACGGGCACAAGACGGTGGTGTTTCGCTAGCCCGACAGTTCTTCCCAGCGCTGCAGCGCCTGCATCAAGAGCTCTTCGATCTGCGCGTCGCGCTGGTGCAGCGACACGGCGCGCGCGTTGTCGCGGCTGTAGAGCGTGCCATCGGCCAGTTCTTCGCGCAGCGCCCGCTGTTCGGCTTCCAGTGCATCGATCTGCTCGGGCAATTGTTCGAGTTCGCGCTGTTCCTTGTAGCTGAGCTTCTTCTTTTGCGGCGGCTCCTTGGCGGCAGGCTGGCGTGGCGCGTCCGCCTTGGGTGCGGCGGGCGCCGCCGGGGCCTGGGCGGCGGCCCATTGCGCGCTGCGCCGCGACTGGGTGAGCCAGTCCTGCACGTTGCCTTCGTATTCGCGCCAGCGCCCCTGGCCTTCGCTGGCGATGATGCTGGTCACCACGTTGTCCACGAAACGCCGGTCGTGGCTGACCAGAAAGACCGTGCCTTCGTAGTTTTGCAGCAACTCCTCCAGCAGCTCCAGCGTGTCGATGTCCAGGTCGTTGGTCGGCTCGTCGAGCACCAGCACGTTGGCCGGGCGCGCGAACAGGCGCGCGAGCAGCAGGCGGTTGCGCTCGCCGCCCGACAGTGAACGCACCGGAGAGTGCGCGCGCGCTGGCGAGAACAGGAAGTCCGCCAGGTAGCTGCGCACATGCTTGCGCTCGCGCCCTATCTCTATCCATTCGCTGCCCGGGCTGATGAAGTCTTCCACCGTCGCATCCACGTCGAGCTGGGCGCGCAACTGGTCGAAGTAGGCCACCTGCAGCGTGGCGCCCAGACGCACGGTGCCGCTGTCGGGCTGCAGCTCGCCCAGCATCAGCTTGAGCAGCGTGGTCTTGCCCGCGCCGTTGGGCCCGAGCAGCCCGACCTTGTCGCCGCGCACAATGGTGGCGCTGAAATCCTGCACCACCTGTTTGTCGCCAAAGGCCTTGGACACGTTCTCGAGCTGCGCCACCACCTTGCCCTGGTAGGCACCACTGGCGGAATCGACATCCATCTTCACGCGCCCCAGCGTCTGGCGGCGCTGTGCGTGTTCCTGGCGCAGCGCCTGCAGGCGGGCGATGCGGCTCTGGCTGCGCGTGCGCCGCGCCTCCACGCCCTTGCGTATCCAGACCTCCTCCTGCGCCAGCAGCTTGTCGGCCTTGGCGTTGAGGACCTCCTCGCGCGCGAGTTGCTCGGCCTTCTGGCGCTGGTAGGCGGCAAAGTTGCCGGGGTAGGAAAGCAGCTTGCCGCGGTCCAGCTCGACAATGCGCGTGGCCACCGCGTCGAGGAAACTGCGGTCGTGCGTGATCGTCACCACGCTGCCCGCAAAGCCCAGCAGCAAGTCTTCCAGCCAGGCGATGGCGTCCAGATCGAGATGGTTGGTCGGCTCGTCGAGCAGCAGCACCTGCGGTCTGGCCACGAGGGCCTGCGCCAGCGCCACGCGTTTTTGCATGCCCCCGGAAAGCTCGCCCACGGGCTGCTCGCCTCGCAGCTTCAGGCGCTGCAGCGCTTCCTGTACGCGCTGCTCCCAGGTCCAGGCGTCGAGCGCCTCGATCCGCGTTTGCAGGTTTGCAAGTTCGAGCGCGTCGCTGCTCTGCTGGTAGCGCTCGCGCAATGCGATGGCCTCCTGCAGGCCCAGGGCCACGGTGTCAAAGACCGACGCCTGCGGCTCAAAGCGGGGCTCCTGCGCGACATAGGCCACCCGCGTG
The DNA window shown above is from Comamonas sp. NLF-1-9 and carries:
- a CDS encoding ATP-binding cassette domain-containing protein, coding for MAVITMMEGQLAFGHWPLLDKAGFSLEAGERVGLIGRNGAGKSSLLKVLAGLATLDDGALVLEQGTRVAYVAQEPRFEPQASVFDTVALGLQEAIALRERYQQSSDALELANLQTRIEALDAWTWEQRVQEALQRLKLRGEQPVGELSGGMQKRVALAQALVARPQVLLLDEPTNHLDLDAIAWLEDLLLGFAGSVVTITHDRSFLDAVATRIVELDRGKLLSYPGNFAAYQRQKAEQLAREEVLNAKADKLLAQEEVWIRKGVEARRTRSQSRIARLQALRQEHAQRRQTLGRVKMDVDSASGAYQGKVVAQLENVSKAFGDKQVVQDFSATIVRGDKVGLLGPNGAGKTTLLKLMLGELQPDSGTVRLGATLQVAYFDQLRAQLDVDATVEDFISPGSEWIEIGRERKHVRSYLADFLFSPARAHSPVRSLSGGERNRLLLARLFARPANVLVLDEPTNDLDIDTLELLEELLQNYEGTVFLVSHDRRFVDNVVTSIIASEGQGRWREYEGNVQDWLTQSRRSAQWAAAQAPAAPAAPKADAPRQPAAKEPPQKKKLSYKEQRELEQLPEQIDALEAEQRALREELADGTLYSRDNARAVSLHQRDAQIEELLMQALQRWEELSG
- a CDS encoding sulfite exporter TauE/SafE family protein, producing MDIALLLIAAFFAGTLNAVAGGGSFLTLPALIAVGVPSVTANATGTVALLPGYVASIFGSREDMEPAPGLSMRLVIVLSLVGGVLGAALLLVTSNAAFNRLIPWLLLAATAMFAFGPQLRRWADSHRAAGAQPSRAKAVAGLLLVSGYGGYFNGGMGILMLALFGLLGQTRLNAMNAIKNLVSTLLTAIAVAIYAAGGIVQWKEAFIMMVAATLGGYLGARGARKLPAPVLRWGIVVIGLVMTVLFFLKQ
- the purU gene encoding formyltetrahydrofolate deformylase is translated as MKSTYVLTLSCPDRLGLVHAVSGFLLEHGGNIEEAAQYNDLATGLFFMRVQFACEQADHAALSEHLGSFAAPFSMAWSLHDRSRPMKTVILVSQQGHCLNDLLFRVRSGLLPIEVVAIISNHRDFYQLAAGYDIAFHHLPVNAANKAHVEQRQLEIIESAGAELVVLARYMQILSDALCSKLAGRAINIHHSFLPSFKGAKPYHQAHQRGVKLIGATAHYVTADLDEGPIIEQDVARVDHTHTVEDLTARGRDTESQVLARAVKWHSEHRVLLNGHKTVVFR
- a CDS encoding HAD family phosphatase; protein product: MDTCLPPPRRFDAVLFDCDGVLVDSEAITNGVLCQMLNEAGWALSPQQCLEIFIGKAVRSQAALIARETGRPLTDAWMAQFYARRNARLQAELQAVEGAIAAVQAVHGLLGGRIACASGADLAKVQMQLAKVGLSGYFGVHVFSGHDLARSKPAPDVYLAAAASLGVAPERCLVVEDTTTGVRAGVDAGATVLGLCRAHGAVNTARQLQDAGVADIITHMAQLPAWLARQRSALTA